A single genomic interval of Siphonobacter curvatus harbors:
- a CDS encoding restriction endonuclease subunit S, translating into MNAEEYKSFPIILPCIEEQTKIANFLFTIDEKIEKEHAWIK; encoded by the coding sequence ATTAATGCAGAAGAGTATAAGAGCTTTCCGATAATATTACCTTGTATAGAAGAACAAACCAAGATCGCCAATTTCCTATTCACGATTGACGAAAAAATAGAAAAAGAACACGCCTGGATTAAATAG
- a CDS encoding restriction endonuclease subunit S domain-containing protein, which yields MYSLNAASKEFDGENKYIRIMDINDNFRPFINNGITSPDCELDDKYPLKEGDLLFARTSVVKSYLYNSKDGKVYFAGFLIRLSLQGNILYFIFQQTLQPSYNKWVTKMSMRSG from the coding sequence ATGTATAGTCTTAATGCCGCTTCTAAAGAATTTGATGGAGAGAACAAGTATATTAGAATTATGGATATTAATGATAATTTCAGACCTTTTATAAATAATGGTATAACTTCTCCAGATTGTGAATTGGATGATAAATATCCTTTGAAAGAAGGAGATTTGCTATTTGCTCGCACTAGTGTTGTTAAATCTTATCTATATAATTCCAAAGACGGTAAAGTTTATTTTGCAGGATTTCTAATTCGATTATCTTTGCAGGGTAATATTCTTTATTTTATTTTTCAGCAAACATTACAACCTTCCTATAATAAGTGGGTAACTAAAATGTCAATGCGTTCTGGGTAA
- a CDS encoding outer membrane beta-barrel protein, with translation MKSSYWGIQGPIGATSINQSISPFKTGVGFKAGLTNIYSLNSFIDAGVSLTYSSYADNKTDSGIDPLNNQTIIFWRLEYRLKMLELKPFIQVSLLERPSFKPFVSIGLSTGYILGVSRHIYTNTQGGDFVENARNRFKKLNWGGG, from the coding sequence ATGAAGAGTAGCTATTGGGGCATACAGGGGCCTATTGGGGCAACTTCCATTAACCAAAGTATCAGCCCTTTTAAAACTGGTGTTGGCTTTAAAGCTGGACTGACAAACATCTATTCGTTAAATTCATTTATTGATGCTGGAGTAAGCTTGACATATTCTTCGTATGCAGATAATAAAACTGACTCAGGTATTGACCCATTAAATAATCAAACTATAATATTTTGGAGGTTGGAATACAGATTAAAGATGTTGGAGCTTAAACCCTTTATACAAGTATCATTATTAGAAAGACCTTCATTTAAACCATTTGTTTCTATAGGCTTATCCACGGGTTATATTCTTGGTGTTTCTAGACATATCTACACTAATACTCAAGGCGGAGATTTTGTAGAAAATGCTAGGAATCGGTTTAAAAAACTTAATTGGGGGGGGGGGTGA
- a CDS encoding helix-turn-helix domain-containing protein → MPIHHGRNVKRFREMLGLKQEGLAYELGEEWTQKRVSLLEQKEVIEQELLEQIAQVLKVPAEAIKNFDEETAIYNIQHNYEGSNNQGAIIGHQVNFNPLDKLIEVMDENKKLYERLLESEKEKVALLREVLKGHD, encoded by the coding sequence ATGCCCATTCACCACGGAAGAAATGTCAAGCGGTTTCGGGAGATGCTCGGCCTCAAGCAGGAGGGCCTGGCCTATGAGCTGGGTGAGGAGTGGACCCAGAAGCGGGTCTCACTTTTAGAGCAGAAGGAAGTCATTGAGCAGGAACTGCTGGAGCAAATTGCTCAGGTGTTAAAAGTACCCGCCGAAGCCATCAAGAACTTTGATGAAGAAACGGCTATCTATAATATTCAACATAATTATGAGGGGTCGAATAATCAAGGGGCTATCATAGGACATCAAGTTAACTTTAACCCTTTGGACAAGCTCATAGAGGTCATGGATGAGAACAAAAAGCTGTATGAGCGACTGTTAGAGTCAGAGAAAGAGAAAGTAGCTCTATTGCGCGAAGTGCTGAAGGGGCATGACTAA
- a CDS encoding TraM recognition domain-containing protein, with product MMKQRIWVKVATIFEAQDISQIKDLYGTAKKNALLATLNNQFFGRVASYPTAQYVVNLWGKAYVKSESVSERKSRDKTSVSKTQRLHERSRVTLQQVLSLETGEFLGQLVESSMSSFKAKIRVQSRGECVPLPAFRKVDATLIKANFSRIRREVKALLEKKEDPVRRDPVRIDPAGLNPTQAPLKVKPTDSSESEGLDF from the coding sequence ATGATGAAGCAGAGGATCTGGGTAAAGGTCGCGACCATCTTTGAGGCCCAGGATATAAGTCAGATCAAGGACCTCTACGGAACGGCCAAAAAGAATGCCCTTTTGGCCACTCTAAACAATCAGTTTTTTGGAAGAGTGGCCAGTTATCCGACGGCTCAGTACGTGGTGAATCTCTGGGGAAAAGCCTACGTCAAGTCTGAGTCGGTGAGTGAGCGTAAGTCCAGAGACAAAACCTCCGTTTCCAAGACGCAGCGTCTGCACGAGCGCAGCCGGGTGACGCTGCAACAAGTGCTGAGTCTGGAGACGGGCGAGTTTTTAGGCCAGCTGGTGGAATCGAGTATGAGCAGCTTTAAAGCCAAAATCCGCGTGCAAAGTAGAGGAGAGTGCGTGCCCCTTCCAGCGTTTAGAAAGGTGGATGCTACGTTGATAAAGGCAAACTTTAGTCGCATTCGAAGGGAAGTAAAAGCGTTGTTAGAGAAGAAGGAAGACCCGGTCAGGCGAGACCCGGTCAGGATAGATCCGGCCGGGCTAAACCCTACTCAAGCACCCTTGAAGGTAAAGCCAACGGATTCATCGGAAAGCGAAGGCCTAGACTTTTAA
- a CDS encoding BfmA/BtgA family mobilization protein has product MERLTPSYKLYHKALLEIMIHYFKVNDVDTREPQAGNPTDAIKGLDRRLISLIKQQEKEQLRRIKGELVLITKKFYAFDDEAEDLGKGRDHL; this is encoded by the coding sequence ATTGAAAGGTTAACTCCTAGCTATAAACTCTATCATAAAGCGCTGTTGGAAATCATGATCCACTACTTCAAAGTCAATGATGTCGACACCCGGGAGCCGCAGGCGGGAAATCCCACTGATGCCATCAAGGGCCTGGATCGGCGGCTGATTAGCTTGATTAAGCAGCAGGAAAAAGAGCAGCTGCGCCGCATCAAAGGCGAGCTGGTGCTAATCACTAAAAAGTTCTACGCGTTTGATGATGAAGCAGAGGATCTGGGTAAAGGTCGCGACCATCTTTGA
- a CDS encoding SDR family NAD(P)-dependent oxidoreductase: MATKKVWFVTGASKGLGLALVKRLLTEGYTVAATSRDARALQVEVGFTGDAFLPLQVDLNDSQAMADTIRQIVSQFGTIDVVVNNAGYGQLGTLEELSDQESRANFDVNVFGTLNVIRHVMPLFREKKSGSIFNISSIAGFMGTFPGWGIYNATKFAVVGLTEALSAETKSMGISATVVYPGYFKTNFLLQGSLRTAAHPIADYTEARELEIVHNEHIIGNQPGDPEKAAAAFIQVAELETKPLHLFLGSDAFAMAHSKIEMLQNDLKTFERVSKSTDF; encoded by the coding sequence ATGGCAACAAAAAAAGTATGGTTCGTTACCGGAGCCTCGAAAGGATTAGGATTGGCCTTGGTAAAACGCCTGTTGACTGAAGGATATACAGTAGCAGCCACGTCACGCGATGCCCGGGCTTTGCAAGTAGAAGTAGGCTTTACGGGTGATGCGTTTCTGCCCCTCCAGGTCGATTTGAATGATAGCCAGGCTATGGCGGATACGATTCGGCAGATTGTTAGCCAGTTCGGTACCATCGACGTAGTCGTCAACAACGCCGGTTACGGTCAGTTGGGAACCCTGGAGGAACTGAGTGACCAAGAGTCTCGGGCGAACTTTGATGTAAATGTATTCGGAACTCTGAACGTGATCCGCCACGTGATGCCGCTCTTCCGCGAAAAGAAGTCTGGCTCAATCTTCAACATCTCTTCCATTGCGGGCTTTATGGGTACTTTCCCGGGATGGGGCATTTATAACGCTACTAAGTTTGCGGTGGTCGGCTTAACCGAAGCCTTATCCGCCGAAACCAAATCCATGGGGATCTCCGCAACGGTCGTATACCCCGGTTACTTTAAAACAAACTTCCTGCTACAAGGATCCCTGCGTACGGCGGCTCATCCGATCGCCGACTACACGGAAGCACGCGAGTTGGAAATCGTTCATAACGAGCACATCATTGGCAACCAACCCGGTGACCCTGAAAAAGCGGCCGCGGCCTTTATCCAGGTGGCAGAACTGGAAACCAAGCCACTCCATCTGTTTCTCGGTTCCGATGCCTTCGCCATGGCTCATAGTAAGATCGAGATGCTGCAAAATGATTTGAAAACCTTTGAACGCGTGAGCAAGTCCACTGATTTTTAA
- a CDS encoding AraC family transcriptional regulator, protein MENIGIPRIELETFAAEEYKVPLLKVEHYPVHSSHFIVENRNAYPVKDYISPHRRKFYKIFHMTSGTGILTIGLHRYEMGPHEIAFVHPDEIMSWQTTSEETGGHFCLIHPHYFGPDAEHVLQLLRQFPYFQADQAVIQLEDRQSLVIDGCFATMLSEERGKAEDKKQAIVLQLQLVLLESKRAGKNSIQKPVSENYGYIYRFLSLLESSFRVQAPDDSIKLKTAAEFADQLHVHPNYLNALIKNHTGKTLREHIQDRLLHEAKSLLVQTDWDINKISDGLGFSGQSAFTAFFRKKVNVSPSLFRKNSSLANQSILQHMA, encoded by the coding sequence ATGGAAAATATCGGTATACCCCGGATTGAACTGGAAACGTTCGCAGCTGAAGAGTACAAAGTCCCCTTGCTGAAAGTGGAGCATTATCCGGTTCATTCCAGTCATTTCATCGTTGAAAACCGTAATGCGTATCCGGTCAAGGATTACATCTCTCCGCACCGCAGAAAATTTTACAAGATTTTCCATATGACTTCGGGTACGGGTATTCTTACCATTGGACTGCATCGCTATGAAATGGGGCCCCATGAAATCGCCTTTGTACATCCTGACGAAATCATGTCCTGGCAAACGACCTCGGAAGAAACCGGTGGTCATTTCTGCTTAATTCATCCGCACTATTTCGGCCCCGATGCAGAGCATGTGTTGCAGCTATTGAGACAGTTTCCCTATTTCCAAGCCGACCAGGCCGTTATTCAGTTAGAAGATCGTCAATCACTGGTAATTGATGGGTGTTTTGCTACCATGCTTAGCGAAGAGCGGGGCAAGGCGGAAGATAAAAAGCAGGCCATTGTATTACAATTACAGCTTGTGTTACTAGAAAGTAAACGGGCCGGAAAGAACAGCATCCAAAAACCCGTTTCTGAAAACTACGGCTACATTTATCGCTTCTTATCCCTACTGGAATCTTCCTTTCGGGTACAGGCCCCTGACGATTCCATAAAGCTGAAAACCGCCGCCGAGTTCGCGGACCAATTACACGTTCACCCCAACTATTTAAATGCTCTGATTAAAAATCATACGGGCAAAACGTTGCGGGAACACATCCAGGATCGCCTGTTGCACGAAGCAAAGTCCCTGCTGGTACAAACCGATTGGGATATCAATAAAATCAGCGACGGGCTGGGCTTCTCGGGGCAGTCGGCCTTTACTGCCTTTTTCCGAAAAAAGGTTAATGTGTCCCCTTCGTTGTTTCGAAAAAACAGTTCGTTGGCGAATCAATCCATCCTCCAACACATGGCTTAG
- a CDS encoding SDR family NAD(P)-dependent oxidoreductase: MHQSAIAHSHVPSQSKIALVTGANQGVGFQIAKALSDNGYMVYVGSRNWGNGQKAAQDIGGRAQAIQLDVTVPSSIEAAVAQVEKEFGRLDLLVNNAAISHAGKPGRTLEAVMQANRASVASLEEMRNVWETNVFGVLAVTQAFLPLLRQSSAARIVNVSSALGSLTLNSDPSWPFYGSFEVIYGASKTALNAITLALALELKEANINVRAVSPGFTATALNNFQGTDTVEEGSREPVRVALDEDGHSGQFTGPGEVIIPW; encoded by the coding sequence ATGCATCAATCAGCTATCGCTCATTCGCACGTACCCAGTCAATCAAAAATTGCACTCGTAACCGGGGCCAATCAAGGCGTAGGTTTTCAAATCGCAAAAGCACTGTCCGATAACGGCTACATGGTTTACGTAGGTTCACGAAACTGGGGAAATGGTCAAAAAGCCGCGCAAGACATCGGAGGCCGGGCACAAGCGATTCAGTTAGACGTCACCGTCCCCTCGTCTATAGAGGCCGCTGTAGCCCAGGTGGAAAAGGAATTTGGACGTCTTGATCTTTTGGTAAATAACGCTGCCATCTCCCACGCCGGGAAACCCGGCCGTACGCTTGAAGCGGTTATGCAGGCAAACCGGGCCAGTGTAGCTTCGCTGGAGGAAATGCGTAACGTTTGGGAAACCAACGTTTTTGGTGTCCTGGCGGTTACGCAAGCCTTTTTACCGCTCCTGCGTCAATCGTCAGCTGCCCGTATTGTCAATGTCTCGAGTGCTCTGGGTTCGTTAACCCTGAATTCGGATCCATCCTGGCCTTTTTACGGATCATTTGAAGTCATATACGGAGCTTCCAAAACTGCCCTGAATGCCATTACGTTAGCCCTCGCTCTTGAATTGAAAGAGGCAAACATCAACGTTCGTGCGGTCAGTCCGGGCTTTACAGCCACGGCCCTTAATAATTTTCAGGGCACGGATACGGTGGAAGAAGGATCGCGTGAGCCCGTACGGGTCGCCCTGGATGAGGACGGACATTCCGGCCAGTTCACGGGTCCTGGTGAGGTCATTATACCTTGGTAA
- a CDS encoding helix-turn-helix domain-containing protein: MKNDEKLIRINSISEVHQIFGLPKPQHPLISVMNFTLGDSPDLTKLPAYDVLNFYKVTFITKLSGQLRYGQGHYDYDEGSMLFVAPNQLVGSGNYAENSEGYILLIHPDFFLGYPLAHKVKQYGYFSYTANEALHLSDSEREIILSVYQIIEKELQGRIDEFSQDIVIAQIELLLSYANRFYRRQFITRKSVNHDVLQRVETILDEYFEKGLPLHQGIPTVQFLSEHLHISPGYLSDLLRSLIGQNAQQYIRYKLIEKAKEKLSTTQLNVSEIAYELGFEHSQSFSKLFKSKTNLSPLEFRATFN; the protein is encoded by the coding sequence ATGAAAAACGACGAAAAGCTCATTCGGATCAACTCTATATCGGAAGTACACCAGATTTTTGGACTGCCCAAGCCGCAACATCCGCTGATTAGTGTAATGAATTTTACGCTCGGTGATAGCCCTGATCTTACGAAACTACCGGCTTACGATGTACTGAATTTCTATAAGGTGACCTTCATTACCAAATTAAGCGGCCAGCTGCGGTATGGTCAGGGTCATTACGACTATGACGAGGGCAGTATGCTCTTTGTGGCTCCGAATCAGTTGGTCGGTAGCGGCAATTACGCGGAAAATTCCGAGGGTTATATCCTGCTCATCCATCCCGACTTTTTTCTCGGTTATCCCTTGGCCCATAAGGTTAAGCAATACGGCTACTTCTCCTATACGGCCAATGAAGCCCTTCATTTATCAGACAGCGAAAGAGAAATTATTCTATCTGTTTATCAAATCATTGAAAAAGAACTACAGGGCCGAATTGATGAATTTAGTCAGGATATCGTCATCGCCCAGATTGAACTGCTGCTCAGTTACGCTAACCGCTTTTACAGAAGGCAGTTTATTACTCGTAAATCGGTCAACCATGACGTACTGCAACGCGTAGAAACAATTCTGGATGAGTATTTTGAAAAGGGATTACCCTTACACCAGGGCATCCCTACGGTTCAGTTTCTGTCCGAACACCTGCATATTTCACCTGGCTATCTGAGTGATCTACTACGTTCGTTGATTGGCCAAAACGCCCAACAGTATATTCGCTATAAGCTGATCGAAAAAGCGAAAGAGAAACTTTCTACTACGCAGCTAAACGTCAGTGAGATTGCCTACGAACTGGGCTTCGAGCATTCTCAGTCTTTCAGTAAACTTTTTAAAAGTAAGACCAACCTTTCTCCACTGGAATTCAGGGCCACGTTCAACTAA
- a CDS encoding ABC transporter permease codes for MLVNHFKIAKRTLSRNRVFSIINVIGLTLGMASSLLIYLWVQDECSIGKHYKNASHLYRVYERHDRNGEISAAAGTPALLPAELKQQFPEVVYAAGLTWEEPHLVQFDEKTVRLLGRSAGVDWFRMYDTPLLAGNPATALQAPNSIAISQAMAQTLFGGVTQALGKRVLLDHQRDYQVSAVFEKSHDSAEDTYDFLVSWSDFMNRTAWAKEWGTSSPQTRILLKPGTNPAAFETKIKSFLKGKHPGIGSGFSTELFLQPESKAYLYSDLSSGYAKGGRIQYVRLFSVVALFLLLIACINFMNLATARSIKRAKEVGVRKVMGASQSELVGQFLSEALILALPALVLALELASLVLPAFNTLTGKQIELPLTSPTFWMALIGLWAFVGLISGSYPALYLSSLQPSRVLKSAFRLTGRGLTFRQGLVIFQFTLSILLMIGTVVVYQQLDYMKTKNLGYEKDNLIYVTAEGAVASKYETFKQELLRQPAILSVTRVNDRLSDFGNSTNSVHWKGKAADQNTDFQIQSVGYDLVKTLKLQVKGHDFSSALATDSTHYLINEAAAQRLPYQDPLGQDLTVWNKPGKIIGVVKDFHFGSLHKAIEPLIIRLNTEASEQTIMIRTQPGATETALAQLRTTYQRFNPEYPFNYQFAEADYEQLYQKERVIGVLANLFAGLAIVIACLGLFGLAAFMAEQRTKEIGIRKVLGASTAGIVALLSKDLLTLVLLAGVVAAPIAGYSMNQWLEGFAYRIELSGWIFLGAGLFALVVALLTVSIQAMKAARLNPVKTLKSE; via the coding sequence ATGTTGGTTAACCATTTTAAAATTGCCAAACGAACCCTAAGCCGAAATAGGGTCTTTTCAATTATTAACGTGATTGGTCTGACTTTGGGGATGGCTAGTAGTCTGCTCATCTACTTATGGGTACAAGATGAATGCAGCATCGGCAAGCACTATAAAAACGCTTCTCATTTGTACCGTGTTTACGAGCGTCATGATCGTAATGGTGAAATCAGTGCCGCTGCCGGAACCCCTGCATTACTCCCTGCTGAGCTTAAGCAACAATTTCCCGAGGTCGTATACGCAGCGGGCTTGACCTGGGAGGAGCCGCACTTGGTACAGTTTGATGAAAAAACGGTGCGTTTACTGGGTAGATCAGCCGGCGTCGACTGGTTTCGCATGTATGATACCCCACTGCTAGCCGGTAATCCAGCTACGGCTCTTCAGGCTCCCAATAGTATTGCTATTTCTCAAGCAATGGCTCAAACCTTATTCGGAGGCGTTACTCAAGCGTTGGGTAAAAGGGTACTACTCGATCATCAAAGGGATTATCAGGTCTCCGCAGTATTTGAAAAGAGTCATGATTCCGCAGAAGACACGTATGATTTTTTAGTAAGCTGGTCTGATTTTATGAATCGAACGGCCTGGGCAAAGGAATGGGGAACGAGTAGCCCTCAGACGCGTATTCTACTCAAGCCTGGAACGAATCCGGCTGCTTTTGAGACAAAGATTAAATCGTTTTTGAAGGGTAAACACCCAGGAATCGGATCGGGTTTTAGTACGGAATTATTTTTGCAGCCGGAATCAAAGGCGTATCTGTACTCAGATCTGTCCAGTGGTTATGCCAAGGGAGGCCGAATTCAGTACGTACGATTATTCAGCGTAGTGGCCCTCTTTCTCCTGCTGATTGCCTGCATTAATTTTATGAATTTAGCTACGGCTCGCTCCATAAAACGAGCGAAAGAAGTTGGCGTAAGAAAGGTAATGGGGGCCAGTCAAAGCGAGCTAGTGGGACAATTTCTGAGCGAAGCTCTAATATTGGCGTTACCAGCCTTGGTATTAGCTCTTGAACTTGCTTCCCTGGTTTTGCCGGCCTTTAATACGTTGACCGGAAAACAGATAGAGTTGCCATTAACCAGCCCGACTTTCTGGATGGCATTAATTGGGCTTTGGGCATTCGTAGGCTTGATCTCAGGAAGTTACCCTGCCCTCTATTTATCTTCTTTGCAACCAAGCCGAGTACTCAAAAGTGCCTTCCGTTTGACGGGACGAGGCCTCACGTTTCGGCAGGGTTTAGTCATTTTTCAATTCACCCTATCCATTCTTTTGATGATTGGTACCGTGGTCGTGTATCAGCAGCTTGATTATATGAAGACCAAGAATCTGGGCTATGAGAAAGACAATTTGATTTATGTAACAGCGGAAGGAGCGGTAGCCTCCAAGTACGAAACCTTTAAGCAGGAGCTTTTGCGTCAGCCTGCTATTTTGAGTGTTACGCGAGTCAATGATCGCTTATCTGATTTTGGTAATAGCACCAACAGCGTTCATTGGAAGGGTAAAGCGGCTGATCAAAATACGGACTTTCAAATTCAGTCCGTGGGGTATGATTTGGTAAAAACATTGAAGCTACAGGTCAAGGGGCATGATTTTTCATCCGCTTTGGCCACGGATTCAACCCATTATTTGATTAATGAAGCCGCCGCCCAGCGTTTACCTTATCAGGATCCGCTGGGTCAGGATTTAACCGTTTGGAATAAGCCCGGTAAGATTATTGGTGTTGTGAAAGATTTCCACTTTGGGTCTTTGCATAAAGCCATAGAGCCGCTAATTATTCGGCTTAATACAGAGGCTTCCGAGCAAACCATCATGATTCGGACGCAGCCCGGTGCTACTGAAACCGCACTTGCTCAACTACGCACCACCTATCAACGGTTTAATCCAGAGTACCCTTTCAATTACCAATTTGCGGAGGCAGATTATGAGCAATTATACCAGAAGGAACGGGTAATAGGCGTATTGGCTAACCTCTTTGCGGGTCTAGCCATCGTCATTGCCTGCTTAGGACTTTTTGGACTGGCCGCCTTTATGGCAGAGCAGCGAACCAAGGAAATTGGCATTCGCAAAGTACTGGGAGCGTCCACGGCGGGAATTGTCGCCCTGCTTTCAAAAGATCTGTTAACCTTGGTTTTATTAGCTGGTGTAGTAGCCGCTCCAATCGCCGGATATAGTATGAATCAATGGCTTGAAGGCTTTGCGTATCGCATCGAATTATCGGGCTGGATTTTTCTCGGAGCGGGTTTATTCGCCCTGGTGGTAGCCTTACTCACGGTTAGTATTCAAGCAATGAAAGCGGCTCGTTTGAATCCGGTTAAAACCCTAAAAAGTGAGTAG
- a CDS encoding SIP domain-containing protein — protein sequence MANLLKKAASGLMERMLTPAQVVSVRAWQPSTLHEIVIHTPTVAMEKWESIKRFKCQVETLTYRDYTPAEWDVDTRQCTFYIETGHAGAGSRWARQLKAGDTILLGLAHAAPLPEKPGKILCLGDASALGHFLSLRQLTNREHYPMQGCVLLTDDYAFPASWQYPEFEFKVKSHGNGQAELEPWLQTQSLQVYTSIYIAGNIPLVQGLRKKLKTMPDVHAKIYALGFWS from the coding sequence ATGGCCAATCTTCTTAAAAAAGCGGCGTCGGGTTTAATGGAAAGAATGCTTACTCCGGCTCAGGTAGTTAGCGTCCGGGCCTGGCAACCATCCACCTTGCACGAAATTGTCATTCATACCCCAACCGTTGCCATGGAAAAGTGGGAAAGTATCAAACGTTTCAAGTGTCAGGTAGAAACACTTACGTACCGCGATTATACGCCCGCCGAATGGGACGTTGACACCCGGCAATGTACCTTCTACATCGAAACGGGGCACGCGGGGGCTGGCAGTCGCTGGGCCCGGCAACTCAAAGCGGGTGATACCATTTTGCTGGGCCTCGCTCATGCGGCTCCTTTGCCCGAAAAGCCGGGGAAAATCCTTTGTCTGGGGGACGCCAGTGCCTTGGGTCACTTTTTGAGCTTGCGACAACTCACAAACCGGGAACATTATCCCATGCAAGGTTGCGTTCTGCTCACGGATGATTACGCGTTTCCGGCCTCCTGGCAGTACCCCGAGTTTGAGTTTAAAGTAAAAAGTCACGGCAATGGACAGGCGGAGCTGGAACCATGGCTTCAAACGCAGTCGTTACAAGTGTATACTAGCATTTATATTGCCGGAAATATCCCGCTGGTACAAGGCCTGCGAAAAAAACTAAAAACCATGCCGGACGTGCACGCTAAAATTTATGCACTCGGCTTTTGGTCCTGA
- a CDS encoding AraC family transcriptional regulator, protein MTQETIALYSLIESLSGIEIQSFSFDEIEVLDQDRSMLPHRHDHYCCFLLERGAVNFSIDFQQMEVGTSSLLISCPGQVHQLGFARQAHGWMLACDAALIDPKARTVIDQAFSRIVLMRLDASSLDWFIHLFKLIHTRVHAGQPERFQVQLLQHLLNAFFYQAAHLFQIQEEQRIQQHTLRSVDLSKKFQQLVKVHFLNLKRPADYAAMLNITVSYLNDTVKSVTGFPSTYFIQQEVIQEAQRQLFYTTQSVKEIAYGLGYEDGKYFTRLFSKLVGKSPTDFRKLHVSE, encoded by the coding sequence ATGACCCAGGAAACCATAGCCCTTTACTCGCTCATTGAAAGCCTATCGGGCATTGAGATTCAGTCGTTTTCTTTTGATGAAATCGAGGTACTTGACCAGGATCGAAGCATGCTTCCTCATCGCCATGATCACTACTGCTGTTTTTTGCTGGAACGGGGGGCGGTTAATTTTAGCATTGATTTTCAGCAGATGGAAGTCGGTACATCGAGTCTGTTAATCTCCTGTCCCGGACAAGTCCACCAGTTGGGTTTTGCCCGGCAGGCTCACGGCTGGATGCTGGCCTGCGATGCGGCTCTGATTGATCCCAAAGCCCGCACCGTGATTGATCAGGCTTTTTCCCGAATCGTACTCATGCGTCTGGACGCGTCCAGCCTGGATTGGTTCATTCACCTGTTTAAGCTCATTCATACGCGGGTCCATGCCGGGCAGCCCGAGCGTTTTCAGGTTCAGCTGTTGCAGCACTTGCTGAATGCCTTTTTTTATCAGGCCGCTCATCTCTTTCAGATCCAGGAAGAGCAACGCATTCAGCAGCATACCCTGCGAAGCGTTGACCTATCGAAGAAATTTCAGCAACTGGTGAAAGTCCATTTTCTGAACCTGAAAAGACCCGCGGATTACGCCGCGATGCTCAACATTACGGTGAGTTACTTAAACGATACGGTAAAATCGGTTACGGGTTTTCCTTCGACGTATTTTATTCAGCAGGAGGTAATCCAGGAGGCTCAACGACAGCTTTTCTACACGACCCAAAGCGTCAAGGAAATTGCTTATGGCCTGGGTTACGAAGACGGGAAGTATTTCACCCGTTTGTTTAGCAAGCTCGTTGGGAAGTCCCCCACGGATTTCCGAAAACTACACGTTTCCGAGTAA